Proteins encoded together in one Kitasatospora albolonga window:
- a CDS encoding malonic semialdehyde reductase — MSLVLDPAAQDLLFREARTANTFTDEPVTDEQVQAIYDLVKFGPTAFNQSPLRVVLVRSAEGRERLVQHMAEGNRPKTATAPLVAILAADNEFHEELPALLPHFPQAKDLFFTERPVRESAAGLNAALQAAYFIIGVRAAGLAAGPMTGYDAAGIQKEFLDGDHTPLMVVNIGKPGEDAWFPRSPRLSFDEVVTTV; from the coding sequence ATGTCCCTCGTTCTCGACCCCGCCGCCCAGGACCTCCTCTTCCGCGAGGCCCGCACCGCCAACACCTTCACCGACGAGCCGGTGACCGACGAGCAGGTCCAGGCGATCTACGACCTGGTCAAGTTCGGCCCCACCGCGTTCAACCAGTCGCCGCTGCGTGTCGTCCTGGTCCGCTCCGCCGAGGGCCGCGAGCGCCTGGTGCAGCACATGGCCGAGGGCAACCGGCCGAAGACCGCCACCGCCCCGCTGGTCGCGATCCTGGCCGCCGACAACGAGTTCCACGAGGAGCTTCCGGCGCTGCTGCCGCACTTCCCGCAGGCCAAGGACCTGTTCTTCACGGAGCGCCCGGTCCGTGAGTCGGCCGCCGGTCTCAACGCCGCGCTCCAGGCCGCCTACTTCATCATCGGCGTCCGCGCCGCCGGACTGGCCGCCGGACCGATGACCGGCTACGACGCCGCCGGTATCCAGAAGGAGTTCCTGGACGGCGACCACACCCCGCTGATGGTCGTCAACATCGGCAAGCCGGGCGAGGACGCCTGGTTCCCGCGCAGCCCGCGCCTCTCCTTCGACGAGGTCGTCACGACCGTCTGA
- a CDS encoding fumarate hydratase (catalyzes the formation of malate from fumerate) — translation MPEFAYSDLLPLGEDTTPYRLVTAEGVSTFEADGRTFLKVAPEALRTLAAEAMHDISHYLRPAHLAQLRRIVDDPEASSNDKFVALDLLKNANIAAAGVLPMCQDTGTAIVMGKRGQNVLTEGGDEEALSHGIYDAYTKLNLRYSQMAPLTMWNEKNTGSNLPAQIELYATDGGAYKFLFMAKGGGSANKSFLYQETKAVLNEASMMKFLEEKIRSLGTAACPPYHLAIVVGGTSAEFALKTAKYASAHYLDELPAEGSPTGHGFRDKELEEKVFELTQKIGIGAQFGGKYFCHDVRVVRLPRHGASLPVAIAVSCSADRQATAKITAEGVFLEQLEKDPARFLPDTTDEHLDEAGDVVEIDLNRPMDEVLAELTKYPVKTRLSLTGPLVVARDIAHAKIKERLDAGEEMPQYLKDHPVYYAGPAKTPEGYASGSFGPTTAGRMDSYVEQFQAAGGSKVMLAKGNRSKQVTDACGAHGGFYLGSIGGPAARLAQDCIKKVEVVEYEELGMEAVWRIEVEDFPAFIVVDDKGNDFFTEPAPAPTFTSIPVRGPGLG, via the coding sequence ATGCCAGAGTTTGCGTACTCCGATCTGCTCCCCCTGGGAGAGGACACCACGCCGTACCGTCTGGTGACCGCCGAGGGTGTCTCCACCTTCGAGGCCGACGGCCGTACGTTCCTCAAGGTCGCCCCGGAGGCGCTGCGCACGCTGGCCGCCGAGGCGATGCACGACATCTCGCACTATCTGCGCCCGGCCCACCTGGCGCAGCTGCGCCGGATCGTGGACGACCCCGAGGCGTCCTCCAACGACAAGTTCGTGGCGCTGGACCTCTTGAAGAACGCCAACATCGCCGCGGCCGGTGTCCTGCCGATGTGCCAGGACACCGGTACGGCGATCGTCATGGGCAAGCGCGGGCAGAACGTGCTGACCGAGGGCGGTGACGAGGAGGCCCTCTCGCACGGCATCTACGACGCGTACACCAAGCTCAACCTGCGCTACTCGCAGATGGCCCCGCTGACCATGTGGAACGAGAAGAACACCGGCTCCAACCTCCCGGCCCAGATCGAGCTGTACGCCACCGACGGCGGCGCGTACAAGTTCCTCTTCATGGCCAAGGGCGGCGGCTCGGCCAACAAGTCGTTCCTCTACCAGGAGACGAAGGCCGTCCTGAACGAAGCCTCCATGATGAAGTTCCTGGAGGAGAAGATCCGTTCGCTGGGGACCGCGGCCTGCCCGCCGTACCACCTGGCGATCGTGGTCGGCGGCACCTCGGCGGAGTTCGCGCTGAAGACCGCCAAGTACGCCTCCGCGCACTACCTGGACGAGCTGCCCGCCGAGGGCTCCCCCACCGGGCACGGCTTCCGGGACAAGGAGCTGGAGGAGAAGGTCTTCGAGCTGACGCAGAAGATCGGGATCGGCGCGCAGTTCGGCGGCAAGTACTTCTGCCACGACGTCCGCGTGGTGCGCCTCCCCCGGCACGGCGCCTCGCTGCCCGTCGCCATCGCCGTCTCCTGCTCGGCGGACCGCCAGGCCACCGCGAAGATCACCGCCGAGGGCGTCTTCCTGGAGCAGCTGGAGAAGGACCCGGCGCGCTTCCTCCCCGACACCACCGACGAGCACCTGGACGAGGCCGGGGACGTGGTGGAGATCGACCTCAACCGGCCGATGGACGAGGTGCTGGCCGAGCTGACCAAGTACCCGGTCAAGACCCGGCTCTCGCTGACCGGCCCGCTGGTCGTGGCGCGCGACATCGCGCACGCCAAGATCAAGGAGCGCCTCGACGCGGGCGAGGAGATGCCGCAGTACCTGAAGGACCACCCGGTCTACTACGCGGGCCCGGCGAAGACGCCCGAGGGGTACGCCTCCGGCTCCTTCGGCCCGACGACGGCCGGCCGGATGGACTCGTACGTCGAGCAGTTCCAGGCGGCGGGCGGCTCGAAGGTGATGCTCGCGAAGGGCAACCGCAGCAAACAGGTCACCGACGCCTGCGGTGCGCACGGCGGCTTCTACCTCGGCTCGATCGGCGGCCCGGCGGCCCGCCTCGCGCAGGACTGCATCAAGAAGGTCGAGGTCGTCGAGTACGAGGAGCTCGGCATGGAGGCGGTCTGGCGCATCGAGGTCGAGGACTTCCCGGCGTTCATCGTGGTGGACGACAAGGGCAACGACTTCTTCACCGAGCCCGCCCCGGCGCCGACCTTCACCAGCATTCCGGTCCGGGGTCCCGGCCTGGGCTGA
- a CDS encoding amino acid permease has protein sequence MASVPGNGSGGDSGSGVQEGRGSSVQEGRLRRSLGFRDLVVYGLLFIAPMAPVGIFGTLDARSGGSVALVYIVATVVMGFTAFSYAQMVRVAPFAGSVFTYARKGLGEGPGFVAGWMAMLDYLLIPAVAYLFSGIAMNALVPEVSRWVWTAVAVLITTLLNLWGVRAAARVGFAVLAMEIVVLLVFVVSAVAVLVRDGAQRGWLTPLTGDTAFSVAAVLGAVSVAVLSYLGFDAIASFAEEVTGGSRKVARALLFCLMLAGVLFVAQTYLAALLEPMGSAELKADPAAQGSAFYDAVDASVGTWLHDLVAVSKAIGAAFAALAGQAAAGRLVFAMARERRLPPFLAKVDPKSGVPRLAILGAAVVTLVAAVWAARRDDGLDHLVSVVNIGALTAFVLLHASVVGWFTVRRMAGPPVWWKHVLVPVVGAGILVAVILEATTSAQVVGLCWLGVGLVVLAVQGAGAREAGSGRG, from the coding sequence ATGGCGTCGGTCCCGGGGAACGGCAGTGGAGGCGACAGCGGGAGCGGCGTCCAGGAGGGGCGCGGGAGCAGCGTTCAGGAAGGGCGGCTGCGGCGGTCCCTCGGGTTCCGGGACCTCGTCGTCTACGGGCTGCTGTTCATCGCCCCGATGGCCCCCGTCGGCATCTTCGGCACCCTGGACGCCCGGTCCGGCGGTTCGGTGGCCCTCGTCTACATCGTGGCCACCGTCGTCATGGGCTTCACCGCCTTCAGTTACGCCCAGATGGTGCGGGTCGCGCCCTTCGCGGGGTCGGTGTTCACGTATGCCCGCAAGGGGCTCGGGGAAGGGCCCGGGTTCGTCGCGGGGTGGATGGCGATGCTCGACTACCTGCTCATCCCGGCCGTTGCCTACCTCTTCTCCGGCATCGCCATGAACGCCCTGGTCCCGGAGGTGTCGCGGTGGGTGTGGACCGCCGTCGCCGTGCTGATCACCACGCTGCTCAATCTGTGGGGCGTACGGGCGGCGGCGCGGGTCGGGTTCGCCGTGCTGGCCATGGAGATCGTGGTGCTGCTGGTCTTCGTGGTGTCGGCCGTGGCCGTCCTCGTACGGGACGGGGCGCAGCGCGGGTGGCTGACGCCGCTCACCGGGGACACGGCGTTCTCCGTGGCGGCGGTGCTGGGCGCGGTCTCGGTGGCCGTCCTGTCGTATCTGGGGTTCGACGCCATCGCCTCGTTCGCCGAGGAGGTGACGGGAGGGTCCCGGAAGGTGGCGCGGGCGCTCCTCTTCTGTCTGATGCTCGCCGGGGTGCTGTTCGTCGCGCAGACCTATCTGGCGGCGCTCCTGGAGCCGATGGGCTCGGCGGAGCTGAAGGCCGATCCGGCGGCCCAGGGGTCGGCCTTCTACGACGCGGTGGACGCCTCCGTGGGGACCTGGCTGCACGATCTGGTGGCGGTCAGCAAGGCGATCGGGGCGGCGTTCGCGGCGCTGGCCGGGCAGGCCGCCGCCGGGCGGCTGGTCTTCGCGATGGCCCGTGAGCGGCGGCTGCCGCCGTTCCTGGCCAAGGTCGACCCGAAGTCGGGCGTGCCGCGGCTCGCGATCCTCGGCGCCGCGGTCGTGACCCTGGTGGCGGCGGTGTGGGCGGCCCGGCGCGACGACGGCCTCGACCACCTGGTGTCGGTCGTGAACATCGGGGCCCTGACCGCGTTCGTGCTGCTGCACGCGTCGGTGGTCGGCTGGTTCACCGTACGCCGGATGGCTGGGCCGCCCGTCTGGTGGAAGCACGTGCTGGTGCCGGTGGTGGGGGCGGGAATCCTCGTCGCGGTCATCCTGGAGGCGACGACGAGCGCCCAGGTGGTGGGGCTGTGCTGGCTGGGGGTGGGGCTCGTGGTGCTCGCGGTGCAGGGGGCGGGGGCACGGGAAGCGGGAAGCGGGCGGGGGTGA
- a CDS encoding 4-hydroxy-3-methylbut-2-enyl diphosphate reductase, which translates to MTAMPARRVLLAAPRGYCAGVDRAVIAVEKALEQYGAPIYVRHEIVHNKYVVQTLEKKGAIFVDQTAEVPEGSIVMFSAHGVAPTVHAEAAERKLATIDATCPLVTKVHKEAVRYAKEDYDILLIGHEGHEEVIGTSGEAPDHIQLVDGPEDVANIEVRDESKVVWLSQTTLSVDETMETVGALKSKFPNLLSPPSDDICYATQNRQIAVKKLAEDAELVIVVGSKNSSNSIRMVEVALDAGAAAAYLVDFASEIDEAWLEGVTTVGLTSGASVPDVLVDGVLEWLAERGYADVETVKTADESITFSLPKELRRDLRAEAAALSAE; encoded by the coding sequence ATGACTGCAATGCCTGCCCGCCGTGTCCTGCTCGCCGCTCCCCGTGGCTACTGCGCGGGCGTGGACCGTGCCGTGATCGCCGTCGAGAAGGCCCTGGAGCAGTACGGGGCCCCGATCTACGTCCGCCACGAGATCGTGCACAACAAGTACGTCGTGCAGACCCTGGAGAAGAAGGGCGCGATCTTCGTCGACCAGACCGCGGAGGTCCCCGAGGGCTCCATCGTGATGTTCTCCGCGCACGGAGTGGCGCCCACCGTCCACGCGGAGGCCGCCGAGCGCAAGCTCGCGACCATCGACGCGACCTGCCCGCTGGTCACCAAGGTCCACAAGGAAGCCGTCCGGTACGCCAAGGAGGACTACGACATCCTCCTGATCGGTCACGAGGGCCACGAGGAGGTCATCGGCACCTCCGGCGAGGCCCCCGACCACATCCAGCTCGTCGACGGCCCCGAGGACGTCGCGAACATCGAGGTCCGCGACGAGTCGAAGGTCGTCTGGCTCTCCCAGACCACGCTCTCCGTCGACGAGACGATGGAGACGGTGGGCGCGCTCAAGTCGAAGTTCCCGAACCTCCTCTCGCCGCCCAGCGACGACATCTGCTACGCCACGCAGAACCGCCAGATCGCGGTGAAGAAGCTGGCCGAGGACGCCGAGCTGGTCATCGTGGTCGGCTCGAAGAACTCCTCGAACTCCATCCGCATGGTCGAGGTCGCCCTCGACGCCGGAGCCGCCGCCGCGTACCTGGTCGACTTCGCGAGCGAGATCGACGAGGCGTGGCTGGAGGGCGTGACGACGGTCGGCCTGACCTCCGGGGCCTCGGTCCCCGACGTCCTGGTCGACGGGGTCCTGGAGTGGCTCGCGGAGCGCGGTTACGCGGACGTGGAGACGGTCAAGACGGCCGACGAGTCGATCACCTTCTCCCTCCCCAAGGAGCTCCGCCGCGACCTGCGCGCCGAGGCCGCCGCCCTGTCCGCCGAGTAG
- a CDS encoding redox-regulated ATPase YchF: protein MSLTIGIVGLPNVGKSTLFNALTKNDVLAANYPFATIEPNVGVVGVPDPRLNKLAEIFNSQKLLPATVDFVDIAGIVRGASEGEGLGNKFLANIRESDAICQVIRAFKDENVVHVDGKVSPKDDIETINTELILADLQSVEKAIPRLTKESRLQKEKVAVLAAVEDAQKILESGQTLFSAGITAATEKGKLLHELHLLTTKPFLYVFNVDEDELVDEDFKNEQRALVAPAEAIFLNAKIESELIELDDDEALELLQSMGQDEPGLATLGRVGFDTLGLQTYLTAGPKEARAWTIKKGATAPEAAGVIHTDFQKGFIKAEIISFDDLVETGSVAEARAKGKARMEGKEYVMQDGDVVEFRFNV, encoded by the coding sequence GTGTCGCTCACGATCGGAATCGTCGGTCTGCCGAATGTCGGCAAGTCGACCCTGTTCAACGCCCTGACCAAGAACGACGTGCTGGCGGCCAACTACCCGTTCGCCACGATCGAGCCGAACGTCGGCGTGGTCGGCGTCCCGGACCCGCGCCTGAACAAGCTCGCGGAGATCTTCAACAGCCAGAAGCTCCTGCCCGCGACGGTGGATTTCGTCGACATCGCCGGCATCGTGCGGGGCGCGTCGGAGGGTGAGGGCCTGGGCAACAAGTTCCTGGCGAACATCCGCGAGTCCGACGCGATCTGCCAGGTCATCCGCGCTTTCAAGGACGAGAACGTCGTCCACGTCGACGGCAAGGTCTCGCCCAAGGACGACATCGAGACGATCAACACCGAGCTGATCCTCGCCGACCTCCAGTCCGTCGAGAAGGCGATCCCGCGCCTGACGAAGGAGTCGCGCCTCCAGAAGGAGAAGGTCGCGGTGCTCGCCGCGGTCGAGGACGCGCAGAAGATCCTGGAGTCCGGCCAGACCCTCTTCTCGGCGGGCATCACGGCCGCCACGGAGAAGGGCAAGCTGCTCCACGAGCTGCACCTGCTCACCACGAAGCCCTTCCTCTACGTCTTCAATGTCGACGAGGACGAGCTGGTCGACGAGGACTTCAAGAACGAACAGCGCGCCCTGGTCGCCCCCGCCGAGGCGATCTTCCTCAACGCCAAGATCGAGTCCGAGCTGATCGAGCTCGACGACGACGAGGCCCTGGAGCTCCTCCAGTCCATGGGCCAGGACGAGCCCGGCCTCGCCACTCTCGGCCGCGTCGGCTTCGACACCCTGGGCCTCCAGACCTACCTGACGGCAGGCCCGAAGGAAGCCCGCGCCTGGACCATCAAGAAGGGCGCCACGGCCCCGGAGGCGGCCGGTGTGATCCACACCGACTTCCAGAAGGGCTTCATCAAGGCGGAGATCATCTCCTTCGACGACCTGGTCGAAACGGGCTCGGTCGCCGAGGCCCGCGCCAAGGGCAAGGCGCGCATGGAGGGCAAGGAGTACGTGATGCAGGACGGGGATGTGGTGGAGTTCCGGTTCAATGTGTAA
- a CDS encoding polyphosphate glucokinase (catalyzes the phosphorylation of glucose using polyphosphate or ATP as the phosphoryl donor): MEIFGVDIGGSGIKGAPVDLDRGDLARERHKVLTPQPATPQGVAGCVAEVVGHFDWSGPIGITFPGVVTDGVTRTAANVDKGWIDTDAAALLGERVGGPVTILNDADAAGIAEMTFGAGRGRKGTVIMLTLGTGIGSAIFVDGRLVPNTELGHLELHGHEAEKRASTKAREDEDLSWQHWAHRVQKYLLHVEMLFSPELFIIGGGVSRKAEKFLPLIEKVRAEIVPAELQNNAGIVGAAMAAAGK; the protein is encoded by the coding sequence ATGGAGATCTTCGGCGTGGACATCGGCGGTTCAGGGATCAAGGGCGCTCCCGTGGACCTGGACCGCGGAGACCTGGCGCGGGAGCGCCACAAAGTACTGACACCCCAGCCGGCCACGCCTCAGGGCGTGGCCGGCTGCGTGGCGGAGGTCGTCGGCCACTTCGACTGGTCGGGCCCGATCGGGATCACGTTCCCGGGCGTCGTCACGGACGGCGTCACGCGGACGGCGGCCAATGTCGACAAGGGCTGGATCGACACGGACGCCGCCGCGCTGCTCGGCGAGCGGGTCGGCGGGCCGGTGACGATCCTGAACGACGCGGACGCGGCCGGGATCGCGGAGATGACGTTCGGCGCGGGCCGGGGCCGTAAAGGCACGGTGATCATGCTGACGCTCGGTACGGGCATCGGCAGCGCGATCTTCGTGGACGGCCGCCTCGTCCCCAACACCGAGCTGGGCCACCTGGAGCTGCACGGCCACGAGGCGGAGAAGCGCGCCTCCACGAAGGCCCGGGAGGACGAGGACCTCAGCTGGCAGCACTGGGCGCACCGGGTGCAGAAGTACCTGCTGCACGTGGAGATGCTGTTCTCGCCCGAGCTGTTCATCATCGGGGGAGGCGTGAGCCGCAAGGCGGAGAAGTTCCTGCCGCTGATCGAGAAGGTCCGCGCGGAGATCGTCCCGGCGGAGCTCCAGAACAACGCGGGGATCGTGGGGGCGGCGATGGCGGCGGCGGGGAAGTAG
- a CDS encoding exodeoxyribonuclease VII small subunit produces the protein MTDDGTAAAAATSTLGYEQARDELIEVVRRLEAGGTTLEESLALWERGEELAKICRHWLEGARARLDAALARPQDEAGGGGSAAGPATDG, from the coding sequence ATGACGGACGACGGTACGGCGGCGGCTGCCGCGACGAGCACGCTCGGGTACGAGCAGGCGCGGGACGAGCTGATCGAGGTCGTACGCAGGCTGGAGGCGGGCGGTACGACGCTGGAGGAGTCCCTGGCCCTGTGGGAGCGGGGCGAGGAGCTGGCGAAGATCTGCCGCCACTGGCTGGAGGGCGCCCGGGCCCGCCTGGACGCCGCGCTGGCCCGGCCGCAGGACGAGGCCGGCGGGGGCGGCAGCGCCGCGGGTCCGGCCACCGACGGCTGA
- a CDS encoding WhiB family transcriptional regulator, which yields MLQPPHQPPQVAAVPAQRTPAREDEAGPWHSEAVCRRDEAGLFFAPSKEPTAARLAREEAAKRLCARCPVMVACREHALLQPEPYGVWGGLTAAERRVALARRRRRDIELTAAATGERIAAAG from the coding sequence GTGCTGCAACCGCCGCATCAGCCTCCGCAGGTCGCCGCCGTTCCTGCCCAGCGGACCCCCGCCCGGGAGGACGAGGCGGGCCCCTGGCATTCGGAGGCGGTGTGCCGCCGGGACGAAGCCGGGCTGTTCTTCGCCCCGTCGAAGGAGCCGACCGCCGCCCGACTGGCCCGCGAGGAGGCCGCCAAGCGGCTCTGCGCCCGCTGTCCGGTGATGGTGGCGTGCCGGGAGCACGCCCTGCTGCAGCCGGAGCCGTACGGGGTGTGGGGCGGGCTCACCGCCGCCGAACGCCGGGTCGCGCTGGCCCGCCGCCGTCGGCGCGACATCGAGCTGACCGCCGCCGCGACGGGGGAGCGCATAGCCGCGGCGGGCTGA
- a CDS encoding exodeoxyribonuclease VII large subunit produces the protein MALNTSAEAPLPVGEVSRLIGGWIDRLGAIWVEGQITQLSRRPGAGVVFLTLRDPSHDISVSVTCFRQVFDRIADVVSEGARVVVLAKPEWYAPRGQLSLRATDIRPVGIGELLVRLEQLKKSLAAEGLFALDRKKQLPFLPQLVGLVCGRASAAERDVLENARRRWPAVRFEVRNTAVQGVNAVAQVVQAVEELDALPEVDVIVVARGGGSVEDLLPFSDEQLVRAVAACRTPVVSAIGHEPDSPLLDLVADLRASTPTDAAKKVVPDVGEELEKVRQLRDRALRTVRGILDREERGLAHALGRPSMERPQRLVDERAAEVDALVGRSRRVLGHLLDRADSELAHTRARVVSLSPAATLERGYAVLQRPDGHVVRSPDEAGAAGEPLRARVSEGEFTVRVDG, from the coding sequence ATGGCTCTCAACACGTCCGCGGAAGCGCCGCTGCCCGTCGGTGAGGTGTCGCGCCTGATCGGGGGGTGGATCGACCGGCTCGGTGCGATCTGGGTGGAGGGGCAGATCACCCAGCTGTCGCGGCGGCCGGGTGCCGGGGTCGTCTTTCTGACCCTGCGCGACCCCTCGCACGACATCTCGGTGAGCGTCACCTGTTTCCGGCAGGTCTTCGACCGCATCGCCGACGTGGTGAGCGAGGGCGCGCGCGTCGTCGTCCTCGCCAAGCCCGAGTGGTACGCGCCCCGGGGGCAGCTGTCGCTGCGGGCCACCGACATACGGCCGGTCGGCATCGGCGAGCTGCTGGTGCGGCTGGAGCAGCTGAAGAAGTCGCTCGCCGCCGAGGGGCTCTTCGCGCTCGACCGGAAGAAGCAGCTCCCCTTCCTGCCGCAGCTCGTCGGGCTGGTCTGCGGGCGGGCCTCCGCCGCCGAGCGCGATGTCCTGGAGAACGCCCGCCGCCGCTGGCCCGCCGTGCGCTTCGAGGTCCGCAACACCGCCGTGCAGGGGGTGAACGCGGTCGCCCAGGTGGTCCAGGCCGTCGAGGAGCTGGACGCGCTGCCCGAGGTGGACGTGATCGTGGTGGCGCGGGGCGGCGGCAGCGTGGAGGATCTGCTGCCGTTCTCGGACGAGCAGCTGGTCCGGGCCGTGGCCGCCTGCCGTACGCCGGTGGTCTCCGCGATCGGCCACGAGCCGGACTCCCCGCTGCTGGACCTGGTGGCCGACCTGCGCGCCTCCACGCCCACGGACGCGGCCAAGAAGGTCGTACCGGACGTGGGCGAGGAGCTGGAGAAGGTGCGGCAGCTCCGCGACCGGGCCCTGCGGACCGTCCGGGGCATCCTGGACCGCGAGGAGCGAGGGCTCGCGCACGCGCTGGGGCGCCCCTCGATGGAGCGCCCCCAGCGGCTGGTGGACGAGCGGGCGGCGGAGGTCGACGCGCTCGTCGGGCGGAGCCGCCGGGTGCTGGGCCATCTGCTGGACCGGGCCGATTCGGAGCTCGCGCACACCCGGGCCCGGGTCGTCTCGCTCTCGCCCGCCGCCACGCTGGAGCGGGGGTACGCGGTGCTCCAGCGGCCCGACGGCCATGTGGTGCGCTCCCCCGACGAGGCCGGGGCGGCCGGGGAGCCGCTGCGGGCTCGGGTGTCGGAGGGCGAGTTCACGGTCCGGGTGGACGGGTGA
- a CDS encoding fructose-bisphosphatase class II: MSEHHLPSQLEVSPEAPDRNLALELVRVTEAAAMAAGRWVGRGDKIGADGAAVKAMRTLVSTVSMNGVVVIGEGEKDEAPMLFNGERVGDGTGAEVDIAVDPIDGTTLNAKGMPNAIAVLAAADRGAMFDPSAVFYMDKLVTGPEAADFVDINAPVSVNIRRVARAKNSTPEDVTVVVLDRPRHEGIVKEIRETGARIKFISDGDVAGSIMAAREGTGVDLLMGIGGTPEGIISACAIKCLGGVIQGKLWPKDEAERQKALDAGHDLDRVLSTDDLVSGDNVFFVATGITDGELMRGVRYRAETATTESIVMRSKSGTIRTISSTHRLSKLRAYSAIDFDRAK; encoded by the coding sequence ATGTCCGAGCATCATCTGCCGTCCCAACTGGAGGTCTCCCCGGAGGCCCCCGACCGCAACCTGGCCCTGGAGTTGGTCCGGGTCACCGAGGCCGCCGCGATGGCCGCCGGGCGCTGGGTGGGCCGCGGCGACAAGATCGGCGCCGACGGCGCCGCCGTGAAGGCCATGCGCACCCTCGTCTCGACCGTCTCGATGAACGGCGTCGTCGTCATCGGGGAGGGCGAGAAGGACGAGGCCCCCATGCTGTTCAACGGCGAGCGGGTCGGCGACGGCACCGGCGCCGAGGTCGACATCGCGGTCGACCCGATCGACGGCACCACGCTCAACGCCAAGGGCATGCCGAACGCGATCGCCGTGCTGGCCGCCGCCGACCGGGGGGCGATGTTCGACCCGTCCGCGGTCTTCTACATGGACAAGCTGGTCACGGGGCCCGAGGCGGCGGACTTCGTCGACATCAACGCCCCCGTGTCGGTGAACATCCGCCGTGTCGCGCGGGCGAAGAACTCCACGCCCGAGGACGTCACCGTCGTCGTCCTGGACCGCCCGCGCCACGAGGGCATCGTCAAGGAGATCCGCGAGACCGGCGCCCGCATCAAGTTCATCTCCGACGGCGATGTGGCGGGCTCGATCATGGCCGCCCGCGAGGGCACCGGCGTCGACCTGCTGATGGGCATCGGCGGCACCCCCGAGGGCATCATCTCGGCGTGCGCCATAAAGTGCCTGGGCGGGGTCATCCAGGGCAAGCTCTGGCCCAAGGACGAGGCGGAGCGGCAGAAGGCGCTGGACGCGGGCCACGATCTGGACCGGGTGCTGTCGACCGACGACCTGGTCAGCGGCGACAACGTGTTCTTCGTGGCGACGGGGATCACCGACGGTGAGCTGATGCGCGGTGTGCGGTACCGCGCGGAGACGGCGACCACCGAGTCGATCGTGATGCGCTCCAAGTCCGGCACGATCCGGACGATCTCCTCGACGCACCGGCTGTCGAAGCTGCGCGCCTACAGCGCCATCGACTTCGACCGCGCGAAGTAG
- a CDS encoding prevent-host-death protein — MTQPLPTESIRDVRAHLAEVVERADRDDVPTVITRRGKEVAAVVSIEVLRKYQEWEEREINRIIDERMATPAPGIPIEDIMRETLARSE, encoded by the coding sequence ATGACGCAGCCGCTGCCCACAGAGAGCATCCGCGACGTGCGCGCGCATTTGGCGGAGGTCGTGGAACGCGCCGACCGCGACGACGTACCCACCGTGATCACGCGCCGAGGCAAGGAAGTCGCCGCCGTCGTCTCCATCGAGGTACTGCGCAAGTACCAGGAGTGGGAAGAGCGCGAGATCAATCGGATCATCGACGAACGCATGGCCACCCCCGCACCCGGCATCCCGATCGAGGACATCATGAGGGAGACGCTGGCGCGCAGTGAGTGA
- a CDS encoding addiction module antitoxin encodes MSECRTVFRPEAQAELRKIPREMALRILAKLTELESDPLGFNTTALVSQPDRRRLRVGDYRVVYTIDNGELVVWVVHVGHHSTVYDT; translated from the coding sequence GTGAGTGAGTGCCGAACCGTCTTCCGCCCCGAGGCGCAGGCCGAGCTTCGGAAGATCCCGCGCGAGATGGCACTGCGCATCCTGGCCAAGCTGACCGAGCTGGAAAGCGATCCGCTCGGCTTCAACACCACCGCACTCGTGTCCCAGCCAGATCGTCGGCGCCTACGGGTTGGCGACTACCGCGTCGTCTACACGATCGACAACGGGGAACTGGTGGTCTGGGTTGTTCACGTGGGACACCACTCCACCGTTTACGACACCTGA